One Ananas comosus cultivar F153 linkage group 1, ASM154086v1, whole genome shotgun sequence DNA window includes the following coding sequences:
- the LOC109708231 gene encoding uncharacterized protein LOC109708231 isoform X2, which translates to MQSEPLGREEEPGHLPPWGQGLRRIVAANFQETDNKHPLNSDPSGPTIDTNNTNEAIVECECCGMSEDCTPKYISRIREAFCGKWVCGLCAEAVREQQKKALPAVLAVDEALESHMSLCRKFNRTVKLNPKLSLAGAMRDIARKSFEHRNSSHSKGNSCGARVSTTISCGPVIN; encoded by the exons ATGCAATCAGAGCCTCTTGGTAGAGAAGAAGAGCCTGGCCATCTTCCACCTTGG GGTCAAGGGCTGAGAAGAATCGTCGCCGCAAACTTTCAAGAGACCGATAACAAACACCCGCTCAACAGCGATCCAAGCGGTCCGACCATCGACACGAACAACACGAACGAGGCCATCGTGGAGTGCGAATGCTGCGGCATGTCTGAGGACTGCACCCCCAAGTACATAAGTCGGATCAGAGAAGCATTCTGCGGGAAATGGGTCTGCGGGCTTTGCGCGGAAGCCGTGAGGGAGCAGCAGAAAAAAGCGCTTCCGGCCGTCCTCGCCGTCGACGAGGCTTTGGAGTCCCACATGTCTCTGTGCAGGAAGTTCAACAGGACTGTCAAGCTAAACCCTAAGCTCTCCTTAGCTGGTGCAATGAGGGACATAGCAAGGAAAAGCTTTGAACACAGGAACAGCTCTCACTCCAAGGGCAATTCATGTGGAGCTAGGGTTTCAACGACCATTAGCTGTGGCCCTGTTATAAACTGA
- the LOC109708231 gene encoding uncharacterized protein LOC109708231 isoform X4, whose product MHNLPNLKKINEGQGLRRIVAANFQETDNKHPLNSDPSGPTIDTNNTNEAIVECECCGMSEDCTPKYISRIREAFCGKWVCGLCAEAVREQQKKALPAVLAVDEALESHMSLCRKFNRTVKLNPKLSLAGAMRDIARKSFEHRNSSHSKGNSCGARVSTTISCGPVIN is encoded by the exons ATGCACAATCTACCGAACTTAAAAAAGATCAatgag GGTCAAGGGCTGAGAAGAATCGTCGCCGCAAACTTTCAAGAGACCGATAACAAACACCCGCTCAACAGCGATCCAAGCGGTCCGACCATCGACACGAACAACACGAACGAGGCCATCGTGGAGTGCGAATGCTGCGGCATGTCTGAGGACTGCACCCCCAAGTACATAAGTCGGATCAGAGAAGCATTCTGCGGGAAATGGGTCTGCGGGCTTTGCGCGGAAGCCGTGAGGGAGCAGCAGAAAAAAGCGCTTCCGGCCGTCCTCGCCGTCGACGAGGCTTTGGAGTCCCACATGTCTCTGTGCAGGAAGTTCAACAGGACTGTCAAGCTAAACCCTAAGCTCTCCTTAGCTGGTGCAATGAGGGACATAGCAAGGAAAAGCTTTGAACACAGGAACAGCTCTCACTCCAAGGGCAATTCATGTGGAGCTAGGGTTTCAACGACCATTAGCTGTGGCCCTGTTATAAACTGA
- the LOC109708231 gene encoding uncharacterized protein LOC109708231 isoform X3 translates to MHNLPNLKKINEKGQGLRRIVAANFQETDNKHPLNSDPSGPTIDTNNTNEAIVECECCGMSEDCTPKYISRIREAFCGKWVCGLCAEAVREQQKKALPAVLAVDEALESHMSLCRKFNRTVKLNPKLSLAGAMRDIARKSFEHRNSSHSKGNSCGARVSTTISCGPVIN, encoded by the exons ATGCACAATCTACCGAACTTAAAAAAGATCAatgag AAGGGTCAAGGGCTGAGAAGAATCGTCGCCGCAAACTTTCAAGAGACCGATAACAAACACCCGCTCAACAGCGATCCAAGCGGTCCGACCATCGACACGAACAACACGAACGAGGCCATCGTGGAGTGCGAATGCTGCGGCATGTCTGAGGACTGCACCCCCAAGTACATAAGTCGGATCAGAGAAGCATTCTGCGGGAAATGGGTCTGCGGGCTTTGCGCGGAAGCCGTGAGGGAGCAGCAGAAAAAAGCGCTTCCGGCCGTCCTCGCCGTCGACGAGGCTTTGGAGTCCCACATGTCTCTGTGCAGGAAGTTCAACAGGACTGTCAAGCTAAACCCTAAGCTCTCCTTAGCTGGTGCAATGAGGGACATAGCAAGGAAAAGCTTTGAACACAGGAACAGCTCTCACTCCAAGGGCAATTCATGTGGAGCTAGGGTTTCAACGACCATTAGCTGTGGCCCTGTTATAAACTGA
- the LOC109708231 gene encoding uncharacterized protein LOC109708231 isoform X1 has product MQSEPLGREEEPGHLPPWKGQGLRRIVAANFQETDNKHPLNSDPSGPTIDTNNTNEAIVECECCGMSEDCTPKYISRIREAFCGKWVCGLCAEAVREQQKKALPAVLAVDEALESHMSLCRKFNRTVKLNPKLSLAGAMRDIARKSFEHRNSSHSKGNSCGARVSTTISCGPVIN; this is encoded by the exons ATGCAATCAGAGCCTCTTGGTAGAGAAGAAGAGCCTGGCCATCTTCCACCTTGG AAGGGTCAAGGGCTGAGAAGAATCGTCGCCGCAAACTTTCAAGAGACCGATAACAAACACCCGCTCAACAGCGATCCAAGCGGTCCGACCATCGACACGAACAACACGAACGAGGCCATCGTGGAGTGCGAATGCTGCGGCATGTCTGAGGACTGCACCCCCAAGTACATAAGTCGGATCAGAGAAGCATTCTGCGGGAAATGGGTCTGCGGGCTTTGCGCGGAAGCCGTGAGGGAGCAGCAGAAAAAAGCGCTTCCGGCCGTCCTCGCCGTCGACGAGGCTTTGGAGTCCCACATGTCTCTGTGCAGGAAGTTCAACAGGACTGTCAAGCTAAACCCTAAGCTCTCCTTAGCTGGTGCAATGAGGGACATAGCAAGGAAAAGCTTTGAACACAGGAACAGCTCTCACTCCAAGGGCAATTCATGTGGAGCTAGGGTTTCAACGACCATTAGCTGTGGCCCTGTTATAAACTGA